A single Halarcobacter anaerophilus DNA region contains:
- a CDS encoding SulP family inorganic anion transporter, translating to MINIKDTFVGRSAKSDILSGIVVAVALVPEAIAFSIIAGVSPLVGLYTAFILGLITSLIGGKAGMISGATGAIAVVLVGLGLKVKESLSPEMLTQLTQSGELSTYILQYILLTTILAGIIQILIGVFKLGKLIRLVPQPAMYGFVNGLAIVIAMAQFPLFKGESWIMYLLVASTMVIVKFFPKISTSIPSGLVAIIVISSVVISLDLDTKRVGDLANISGNLPSFAIPSFHLTFDSLLIVLPYAVLVALVGLIESLLTLSVLDEMGGKRGSGNQECIAQGTGNVTCGFFGGMAGCAMIGQSIINFSNGGWGRLSSLTASILLISFVVSLSSFISLIPVAVLVGIMFMVSIGTFEWESGNRIRYMPNSDRFVLIAVTVITIFADLAIAVITGIIISALVFAWKHSKVRTRTKRENENTKVYEFDGPLFFGSTTSFFELFDIKHDPENIVLDFKDARVMDISGVEAVDTITKKYAKAGKKLVIRHLSEDCKKILKAAGPYCTYEEDDPNYKVAINY from the coding sequence TTGATAAATATAAAAGATACATTTGTAGGGCGTTCGGCAAAAAGTGATATTCTCTCGGGAATTGTTGTTGCCGTAGCTTTAGTTCCAGAAGCTATTGCTTTTTCTATTATTGCAGGAGTTTCTCCTTTGGTTGGATTATATACGGCATTCATTTTAGGTCTTATTACTTCACTAATCGGTGGAAAAGCAGGAATGATAAGCGGAGCAACAGGTGCAATTGCAGTTGTATTAGTAGGACTAGGGCTTAAAGTAAAAGAGTCTTTATCTCCTGAAATGTTGACCCAACTAACCCAAAGCGGAGAATTATCTACATATATCTTGCAATATATACTTTTAACTACCATTTTAGCCGGAATAATACAAATATTAATCGGTGTTTTTAAGTTAGGAAAACTAATCAGACTTGTCCCTCAACCTGCTATGTACGGTTTTGTAAACGGTTTGGCAATTGTTATTGCGATGGCTCAATTTCCACTTTTTAAAGGTGAAAGTTGGATAATGTATCTTCTTGTTGCATCAACTATGGTTATAGTCAAGTTCTTCCCGAAAATTTCAACTTCTATTCCCTCAGGACTTGTTGCGATTATTGTAATTTCTTCTGTGGTAATTAGTTTGGATTTAGATACCAAAAGAGTAGGAGATTTGGCAAATATTTCAGGAAATCTTCCTAGTTTTGCTATTCCATCTTTTCATCTGACTTTTGATTCTTTATTAATTGTTTTACCTTATGCCGTATTAGTCGCTCTTGTAGGTTTAATAGAATCACTGCTTACTCTTTCTGTTTTGGATGAAATGGGAGGAAAAAGGGGAAGCGGAAATCAAGAGTGTATAGCCCAAGGAACAGGTAACGTAACTTGCGGTTTTTTTGGAGGAATGGCAGGCTGCGCTATGATTGGACAGTCAATTATCAACTTTTCTAACGGCGGTTGGGGAAGACTCTCTTCTCTTACGGCATCCATACTATTAATATCTTTTGTTGTTTCACTCTCATCTTTTATCTCTTTAATTCCTGTTGCTGTATTAGTAGGTATTATGTTTATGGTATCTATTGGAACTTTTGAGTGGGAAAGCGGTAACAGAATAAGATATATGCCAAACTCAGATAGATTTGTTCTTATTGCAGTAACAGTAATTACAATCTTTGCAGACCTTGCTATAGCCGTTATTACTGGTATTATAATCTCTGCTTTGGTTTTTGCATGGAAACATTCAAAAGTTAGAACAAGAACAAAAAGAGAAAATGAAAATACAAAAGTATATGAGTTTGACGGTCCTCTTTTCTTTGGTTCAACAACATCATTTTTTGAACTTTTTGATATAAAACATGATCCTGAAAATATCGTACTTGATTTTAAAGATGCAAGAGTTATGGATATATCGGGAGTTGAAGCAGTTGATACAATTACTAAAAAGTATGCAAAAGCCGGTAAAAAACTGGTAATACGGCATTTAAGTGAAGATTGCAAAAAAATATTAAAAGCTGCAGGTCCTTATTGTACATATGAAGAGGATGATCCTAACTATAAAGTTGCTATAAATTATTAA
- a CDS encoding putative metalloprotease CJM1_0395 family protein — MEALNITQSSSSIYMQLAQKRAELNSVDKKELEKSTQDSYDKLNESNSKYDEKDYNRVISKFEKLDEQTKAHEQLHASKAATTTPINYTYQLGPDGKLYATGGFVRMDTSIPEDEASANVKLQQLQDAASAPSELSGADMQIARTANLNRLLIQSQSQEQGENYDS, encoded by the coding sequence ATGGAAGCGTTAAATATAACACAATCTTCATCATCTATTTATATGCAGCTGGCTCAAAAAAGAGCAGAATTAAACAGTGTCGATAAAAAAGAGCTTGAGAAATCTACTCAAGACTCTTATGATAAACTCAATGAATCAAATAGTAAATATGATGAAAAAGATTATAATAGAGTTATAAGCAAGTTTGAAAAACTTGATGAACAAACAAAAGCGCACGAACAACTGCATGCATCAAAAGCTGCAACAACCACTCCTATAAATTACACTTACCAATTAGGACCTGACGGGAAACTTTATGCAACAGGCGGTTTTGTAAGAATGGATACTTCAATTCCCGAGGATGAAGCTAGTGCAAATGTAAAACTTCAACAGCTTCAAGATGCGGCAAGTGCTCCAAGTGAATTAAGCGGTGCCGATATGCAAATAGCAAGAACAGCGAACTTAAACAGACTTCTTATTCAAAGTCAATCTCAAGAGCAAGGAGAAAACTATGACAGTTAA
- the trxC gene encoding thioredoxin TrxC, whose protein sequence is MSKINVVCPHCLKINAIPKKDSYTKANCGSCRNSLLDTTPIELNETNFDHVVVNSELPVIVDFWAPWCGPCKMMAPVFNEVSQKYPLKAMFVKVNTEEQQSLGAKYSIRSIPTLIVYKNGKEVKRVSGALDPLSLSNLVNEFV, encoded by the coding sequence ATGTCAAAAATAAACGTAGTTTGTCCCCATTGTTTAAAAATCAATGCTATTCCCAAAAAAGATAGTTATACAAAAGCAAATTGCGGCAGTTGCAGAAACTCTTTATTAGATACAACTCCCATTGAATTAAATGAAACAAACTTCGATCATGTAGTTGTAAATTCCGAACTTCCCGTAATCGTTGATTTTTGGGCACCATGGTGCGGACCTTGTAAAATGATGGCTCCTGTTTTTAATGAAGTATCTCAAAAATATCCGTTAAAAGCTATGTTTGTAAAAGTCAACACTGAAGAACAACAATCTTTGGGTGCAAAATATTCAATAAGATCAATTCCTACATTAATTGTTTATAAAAACGGTAAAGAGGTAAAAAGAGTAAGTGGAGCCTTAGATCCACTTAGTTTATCGAACCTAGTAAATGAGTTTGTATAA
- a CDS encoding acyloxyacyl hydrolase encodes MKKIILVFFLLIGCLNAFDKVSLEYGYKNNIDVYGIALQKDFDYKLFDIAKLAFDISAQHISGEDDSLTVISAQPLINIDLSKKIYFEAGVGGAYFSKDYLDHKKFGMHFQFKESIGFGYRFTDNLEATLKYNHYSNADLDDDNAGLDFFGIKVAYKF; translated from the coding sequence ATGAAAAAAATTATTTTAGTCTTTTTTTTATTAATAGGCTGTTTAAATGCCTTTGATAAAGTATCTTTAGAATATGGATACAAAAACAATATCGATGTTTACGGTATAGCTTTACAAAAAGATTTTGATTATAAACTTTTTGATATAGCAAAACTGGCTTTTGATATTTCAGCTCAACATATAAGCGGAGAAGATGACAGCTTAACTGTTATTAGTGCTCAACCTTTAATAAATATAGATTTGTCAAAAAAAATATATTTTGAAGCCGGAGTCGGAGGTGCTTATTTTAGTAAAGATTATTTAGATCATAAAAAATTCGGTATGCACTTTCAATTTAAAGAGAGTATTGGATTCGGTTATAGATTTACTGATAATCTTGAAGCAACTCTAAAATATAATCATTATTCAAATGCCGATTTAGATGATGATAACGCTGGATTAGACTTTTTTGGAATAAAAGTAGCTTATAAATTTTAA
- a CDS encoding DUF523 domain-containing protein, producing MKILISSCLLGEDVRYDGANSSIVYNPSLSFSQKELFMDILCENEIYSFCPEVSGGLSIPRVPSEIISSKKPFIVKDKEDKDVTINFLLGAKNALDLCKKEGIKVALLKSKSPSCGNKNIYDGTFSGKIIEGQGLTAKLLIENGIETFNENELEELLTFINKK from the coding sequence ATGAAAATATTGATTTCTTCTTGTCTTCTTGGTGAAGACGTAAGGTATGACGGTGCAAATTCATCAATAGTATATAATCCTTCTCTCTCATTTTCTCAGAAAGAACTTTTTATGGATATTCTTTGTGAAAATGAGATTTACTCTTTCTGCCCTGAAGTTTCTGGAGGGTTAAGTATTCCAAGAGTTCCTTCTGAAATTATCTCTTCAAAAAAACCTTTTATTGTAAAAGATAAAGAAGATAAAGATGTAACTATAAATTTTCTTCTTGGAGCAAAAAATGCTTTGGATTTATGTAAAAAAGAGGGCATTAAAGTAGCTTTGTTAAAATCAAAATCGCCTTCATGTGGAAATAAAAATATATATGACGGAACATTCAGCGGAAAAATTATAGAAGGTCAAGGACTTACAGCTAAACTTTTAATAGAAAACGGTATTGAAACTTTTAATGAAAATGAACTAGAAGAGCTTCTAACTTTTATAAATAAAAAGTAA
- a CDS encoding tRNA 2-thiocytidine biosynthesis TtcA family protein, protein MVELSKKISSVVGKTNAEYELIKEGDRVLVGFSGGKDSTTLIHALNHLKRVAPFDFEFKAVTITYGMGEQVQFLSQHCKEHGIEHEIVDTQIFELAGEKIRKNSSFCSFFSRMRRGYLYSTAQEQGFNKLALGHHLDDAMESFFMNFLYNGALRSMPPIYKAENGLKVIRPLIFCRERQLRAFAQKNEISVIGDEACPAMRFDIKMPHAREKTKELLAKMEEENPQMFISMKAAFNNIQTSTFFEKEYLDRD, encoded by the coding sequence TTGGTAGAGTTAAGTAAAAAAATATCTAGTGTAGTAGGAAAAACAAACGCCGAGTATGAATTAATAAAAGAGGGTGATAGAGTATTAGTAGGCTTTTCAGGCGGTAAAGACTCTACTACATTAATTCATGCTTTAAACCATTTGAAAAGAGTAGCACCTTTTGATTTTGAATTTAAAGCAGTAACTATAACATACGGAATGGGAGAGCAAGTTCAATTTTTATCCCAACATTGTAAAGAGCATGGAATAGAACATGAGATAGTTGATACGCAGATTTTTGAATTAGCAGGAGAAAAAATTAGAAAAAATTCCTCTTTTTGTTCATTTTTTTCTAGAATGAGAAGGGGATATTTATATTCAACGGCACAAGAACAAGGCTTCAATAAATTAGCACTAGGACACCATTTAGATGATGCAATGGAATCATTTTTTATGAACTTTTTATATAACGGTGCATTAAGATCAATGCCGCCTATATATAAAGCAGAAAACGGTCTAAAAGTTATTAGACCTCTAATTTTCTGCAGAGAGAGACAATTAAGAGCTTTTGCACAAAAAAATGAAATTTCGGTAATCGGAGATGAAGCTTGTCCTGCTATGAGATTTGATATAAAAATGCCTCATGCAAGAGAAAAAACCAAAGAACTTTTAGCTAAAATGGAAGAAGAAAATCCTCAAATGTTTATCTCAATGAAAGCAGCTTTTAACAATATTCAAACATCAACATTCTTTGAAAAAGAATATTTAGATAGAGATTAG
- a CDS encoding GntR family transcriptional regulator, whose translation MPENNLSAKAYKILEELLVTLKLEPGKVYSEKELMELSGISRTPLREALLKLSNESLINIIPRRGIQISDINMTNQLAILETRKVLDRLLISRATKYATPLEKSNILEFKKYMQIAIDDKDVNEYLRVDKLLDQTIFNAARNSYAANATAPLHIRSRRFWYYFKGVDDLEFSAKNHMKLIDAIIDSNEEEALSLSDVIINNLVDVVKKYINI comes from the coding sequence ATGCCGGAAAATAACTTATCAGCAAAAGCTTATAAAATATTAGAAGAGTTACTTGTAACTTTAAAATTAGAACCGGGAAAGGTTTACTCGGAAAAAGAGTTGATGGAATTATCCGGTATAAGTAGAACTCCTTTAAGAGAAGCTTTACTTAAACTCTCTAATGAATCTTTGATAAATATTATTCCAAGAAGGGGAATTCAAATCTCAGATATCAATATGACAAACCAACTTGCGATTTTGGAAACAAGAAAAGTATTAGACAGATTGCTTATTTCAAGAGCAACCAAATATGCAACACCTCTTGAAAAAAGTAATATTTTGGAATTTAAAAAATATATGCAAATTGCAATAGATGATAAAGACGTTAATGAATATTTAAGAGTGGATAAACTTTTAGATCAAACAATTTTTAATGCAGCAAGAAACAGCTATGCCGCAAATGCAACAGCTCCTTTACATATAAGAAGCAGAAGGTTTTGGTACTATTTCAAAGGAGTTGATGATTTAGAATTCTCTGCAAAAAATCATATGAAGCTAATTGATGCAATAATCGATTCAAATGAAGAAGAAGCTTTGTCTTTGTCGGATGTGATTATAAATAATTTGGTAGATGTAGTTAAAAAGTATATAAATATTTAG
- a CDS encoding proline racemase family protein — protein sequence MAILNNLKIDNKKFLKLKTIDMHTEGEPLRVILEGYPEIKGKTILEKRNYFKENLDYIRTSLMYEPRGHADMYGVVIVEADNKDSDFGVIFMHNEGYSTMCGHATIAITKLAVELGWIQIKKPITTLKIDAPCGQIESFIQVDSKGKILNICFKCVPSFVIALNETIKVQNIGEVSYDLAYGGAFYAYVNADLIELSLDKQNYDKIISYGKKIKKAIIEKKNNIKHPFEEDLSFLYGVIFITKSDKYHSKNVCVFANGEVDRSPTGSGVSGRTAIEYLRKNISIGEEITIESILGTTFNVKVDEEIKYGNFDAVVPKVTGTAYITGEHTFLIDKKDPLKYGFFLR from the coding sequence ATGGCTATATTAAATAATTTGAAAATTGATAATAAAAAGTTTTTAAAATTAAAAACAATAGATATGCATACAGAAGGCGAACCTTTAAGAGTTATTCTTGAGGGCTATCCTGAAATCAAAGGCAAAACTATTTTAGAAAAAAGAAATTATTTTAAAGAAAACCTTGATTATATAAGAACTTCTTTAATGTATGAGCCAAGAGGACATGCAGATATGTACGGCGTAGTAATTGTAGAAGCAGATAACAAAGATTCCGATTTCGGCGTGATTTTTATGCACAATGAAGGATATAGCACAATGTGTGGTCATGCAACGATTGCAATTACGAAATTAGCTGTAGAATTAGGCTGGATTCAAATAAAAAAACCTATAACAACTTTAAAAATAGATGCACCTTGTGGACAAATAGAATCTTTTATTCAAGTAGATTCTAAAGGTAAAATATTAAATATTTGTTTTAAATGTGTGCCCTCTTTTGTAATAGCATTAAATGAAACAATAAAAGTTCAAAATATAGGAGAGGTAAGTTACGATTTAGCTTACGGCGGTGCTTTTTATGCTTATGTTAATGCCGATTTAATAGAACTTTCTTTGGATAAGCAAAATTATGATAAAATCATTAGTTACGGAAAAAAAATAAAAAAAGCCATAATAGAAAAGAAAAATAATATAAAACATCCGTTTGAAGAAGATTTGAGTTTTCTTTACGGGGTTATTTTTATAACAAAATCAGATAAATATCATAGTAAAAATGTATGTGTCTTTGCTAACGGTGAAGTAGATAGAAGTCCTACAGGTTCCGGAGTATCAGGAAGAACGGCTATTGAATATTTACGTAAAAATATCTCAATTGGCGAAGAGATAACTATTGAGAGTATTTTAGGTACGACTTTTAATGTTAAAGTCGACGAAGAGATTAAATACGGGAATTTTGATGCAGTTGTCCCTAAAGTAACAGGTACTGCATATATAACAGGGGAACATACTTTTTTAATAGATAAAAAAGACCCTTTAAAATATGGATTTTTTTTAAGGTAA
- a CDS encoding transporter substrate-binding domain-containing protein codes for MKLIKKLAVVVSSVLTLGVVGANADLLDKILEKGKVKCGVVLDFPPMGYRDAKNKPAGFDVEYCKDLAKALDVELELKSMTFAQRIPALNSGKVDVVIGSTSDTLERAKSAGFTMPYFVFKLQSMFKKGSNIKTFEDLKGKKVTAALSTTPETKFIKNAKKLGWNASDYFSSKSENDTHLALLQGKADAIITTDTTISELLKLDKFKDYVAGPYVPNYDDFVSIITKRDEYGFINYLNLFIHQQVRSGRYAEVYKKFYGDAPIRDLIVHGIYY; via the coding sequence ATGAAATTAATTAAGAAGTTAGCAGTAGTAGTAAGTTCAGTTTTGACATTAGGTGTAGTCGGTGCAAATGCAGATTTATTAGACAAAATACTTGAAAAAGGTAAGGTTAAGTGTGGGGTTGTTCTTGATTTCCCTCCGATGGGGTACAGAGATGCAAAAAACAAACCTGCAGGTTTTGATGTGGAATATTGTAAAGATCTAGCAAAAGCTTTAGATGTAGAACTAGAGTTAAAATCAATGACTTTTGCTCAAAGAATACCTGCGTTAAACTCAGGTAAAGTAGATGTAGTAATCGGTTCTACTTCAGATACTTTAGAAAGAGCAAAATCAGCAGGTTTTACAATGCCTTATTTTGTATTTAAATTACAATCAATGTTTAAAAAAGGAAGTAACATAAAAACTTTTGAAGATTTAAAAGGTAAAAAAGTTACGGCAGCACTTAGTACGACTCCTGAAACAAAATTTATTAAAAATGCAAAAAAATTAGGATGGAATGCTTCAGACTATTTTTCATCTAAATCTGAAAACGATACACATTTAGCTTTACTTCAAGGTAAAGCAGATGCAATTATTACTACTGATACAACAATTTCAGAACTTTTAAAATTGGACAAATTCAAGGATTATGTAGCAGGTCCTTATGTACCAAATTATGATGATTTCGTATCTATTATTACAAAAAGAGATGAATATGGATTTATCAATTATTTAAATTTATTTATTCATCAACAAGTAAGATCGGGAAGATATGCAGAGGTTTATAAAAAATTTTACGGTGATGCTCCAATTAGGGATTTAATAGTACATGGAATTTATTACTAA
- a CDS encoding NAD(P)/FAD-dependent oxidoreductase — MKNIAIIGGGISGILSAYFLHKSGNKVAVYEENTVAKGCSYGNAGLIVPSHFETLSNPGVIKQGLKWMLNPNSPFFLKPRFDLDLIKWIYKFNSFCTQKHVEENKYFLRDISLYSLNLYKKLQKSEDFDFDFKNYGLLMMCKEEKTLKEEEHLVKEANKIGLDAKILGKEALKKLEPNASFDVLGAAYYKDDSRVQPYDLIMAIKAFLEKEGVVFHENCKIKDININNSKIDSIVDENSNLYRADEFVFTTGVYTFDIAKKFGLNLPMQGGKGFSFKVDKNSALNFSTPMILAEEKVAVTPYDSYVRFAGTMMISGYDSSISERRVNNIRKAANSYINGLDIQNDQIKDIWAGLRPCSPDGLPFVGKSKTISNLTVATGHAMIGVSLGAATGKIVSNLVNGEKTDIDIEKMNLYRF, encoded by the coding sequence ATGAAAAATATAGCAATTATCGGAGGAGGAATAAGCGGAATTCTTTCAGCTTATTTCTTACATAAAAGCGGGAATAAAGTAGCTGTTTATGAAGAAAACACAGTTGCAAAAGGATGTTCTTACGGAAATGCAGGATTAATAGTTCCAAGTCATTTTGAAACTTTGTCAAATCCGGGCGTTATAAAACAAGGATTAAAATGGATGTTAAATCCAAATTCTCCATTCTTCTTAAAACCAAGATTTGATTTGGATTTGATTAAATGGATTTATAAATTTAACTCATTTTGTACTCAAAAACATGTTGAAGAGAATAAATACTTTTTAAGAGATATCTCTTTATACAGTTTAAACTTATATAAAAAATTACAAAAAAGCGAAGATTTTGATTTTGATTTTAAAAACTATGGTCTTTTAATGATGTGTAAAGAGGAAAAAACTTTAAAAGAGGAAGAGCATTTAGTAAAAGAAGCAAATAAAATAGGACTTGATGCAAAAATTTTAGGGAAAGAAGCTCTTAAAAAGTTAGAACCCAATGCCTCTTTTGATGTTTTAGGTGCAGCATATTATAAAGATGATTCAAGAGTTCAACCTTATGATTTGATAATGGCAATAAAAGCTTTCCTTGAAAAAGAGGGCGTTGTTTTCCATGAAAATTGTAAAATCAAAGATATCAATATAAATAATTCAAAAATTGATTCTATCGTTGATGAAAATTCAAACCTTTACAGAGCAGATGAGTTTGTATTTACAACAGGTGTTTATACGTTTGATATAGCTAAAAAATTCGGATTAAATCTTCCTATGCAAGGTGGTAAGGGATTCTCTTTTAAAGTTGATAAAAACAGTGCTTTAAATTTTTCAACGCCCATGATATTAGCCGAAGAAAAAGTAGCAGTTACTCCTTATGATTCTTATGTAAGGTTTGCAGGAACAATGATGATTAGCGGTTATGACTCTTCAATAAGCGAGAGAAGAGTTAATAATATAAGAAAAGCCGCAAATTCATATATTAACGGTTTGGATATTCAAAATGATCAAATCAAAGATATTTGGGCAGGGCTTAGACCTTGTTCTCCTGACGGTTTGCCTTTTGTAGGAAAAAGTAAAACTATTTCAAATCTTACAGTTGCGACAGGACATGCAATGATAGGAGTCTCTTTAGGAGCTGCAACGGGAAAAATTGTATCTAATCTTGTAAATGGTGAAAAAACGGATATAGATATTGAAAAAATGAATCTTTACAGATTTTAA
- a CDS encoding 4-hydroxyproline epimerase produces the protein MSCKTFFCVDAHTCGNPVRVVCGGAPLLKGANMSEKRQHFLKEFDWIRRGLMFEPRGHDMMSGSIVFQPSSDDYDVSILFIETSGCLPMCGHGTIGTVTVLIEKEIVKPKKEGELRLETPAGLVVATYKRDEKDRVKSVKIVNIPSFLHSSNLEVESSVLGKLSVDVAYGGNFYAIIDPQENFSGIENFKASELISMSKELRDKLNEKYNFVHPENETICGLSHIEWTGKIIDETSTARNAVFYGDKAIDRSPCGTGTSARMAQWFSQGKLNKGDEFIHESFIGSKFIGRIEDEVQLGTYKAIIPSIEGWAKITGLNTITIDDDDPYAHGFQVI, from the coding sequence ATGTCTTGTAAAACTTTTTTCTGTGTAGATGCTCACACTTGTGGGAATCCGGTCAGAGTTGTTTGTGGTGGTGCACCTTTACTTAAAGGTGCTAATATGAGTGAAAAAAGACAGCACTTTTTAAAAGAGTTTGATTGGATAAGAAGAGGTCTTATGTTTGAACCAAGAGGTCATGATATGATGAGTGGTTCTATTGTATTTCAGCCAAGCAGTGACGATTATGACGTCTCAATTTTGTTTATTGAAACAAGCGGTTGTTTGCCGATGTGCGGTCACGGTACAATCGGAACAGTTACTGTTTTGATTGAAAAAGAGATTGTAAAACCTAAAAAAGAGGGTGAACTTAGACTTGAAACACCGGCAGGTCTAGTTGTTGCTACTTATAAAAGAGATGAAAAAGATAGAGTTAAATCCGTAAAAATAGTAAATATTCCATCTTTTTTACATTCAAGCAATCTTGAAGTTGAATCTTCTGTATTGGGAAAATTAAGCGTAGATGTTGCTTACGGTGGAAACTTTTACGCAATTATCGATCCTCAAGAAAATTTTTCGGGAATTGAAAACTTCAAAGCTTCGGAACTTATATCAATGAGCAAAGAGTTAAGAGATAAATTGAATGAAAAATATAATTTTGTTCATCCCGAAAATGAAACAATTTGCGGTCTTTCTCATATTGAGTGGACCGGAAAAATAATAGATGAAACTTCAACTGCAAGAAATGCAGTCTTTTACGGAGACAAAGCAATTGATAGATCACCTTGCGGTACGGGAACCAGTGCAAGAATGGCTCAATGGTTTTCACAAGGAAAATTAAATAAAGGTGATGAATTTATACATGAGAGTTTTATCGGGTCTAAATTTATCGGAAGAATTGAAGATGAAGTTCAATTAGGAACTTATAAAGCAATTATCCCTTCTATTGAAGGTTGGGCAAAAATTACAGGATTAAATACTATTACAATAGATGACGATGATCCTTATGCTCATGGATTTCAGGTGATTTAA
- the lhpI gene encoding bifunctional Delta(1)-pyrroline-2-carboxylate/Delta(1)-piperideine-2-carboxylate reductase yields MKFIEKNDVEKALDYPSLIKALKEAFINEIKVPSRLHYDFANPKEGVDSTLLLMPAWQEGVSVGTKILTVSPNNAKYNLPSISGLYILFDGHKGELQAVIDGKPLTSKRTAAASALASSYLSKEDSSSMLMVGTGALSTELIRAHSSVRDLKEIFIWGRDKNKAKKAAQSLENEFNIKLVDNIEDKICDVDIVSCATLSINPLIFGKNLKAGQHIDLVGAYKPDMREADDELIKNVDIYIDTNMAKKESGELKIPLENSVISENDIKADLFDLTRELKKGRDSNSQITLFKSVGHGLEDLAAARLVYEKLTRS; encoded by the coding sequence ATGAAATTTATAGAAAAAAATGATGTCGAAAAAGCTCTTGATTATCCCTCTTTAATAAAAGCATTAAAAGAGGCTTTTATAAATGAGATAAAAGTACCTTCTAGACTTCATTATGATTTTGCAAACCCCAAAGAGGGTGTGGATTCAACGCTTCTTCTTATGCCTGCATGGCAGGAAGGAGTAAGTGTGGGAACAAAAATTTTAACAGTAAGTCCTAACAATGCAAAATATAATCTTCCTTCGATTAGCGGACTTTATATACTTTTTGACGGACATAAAGGGGAACTTCAAGCAGTTATTGACGGTAAACCTTTAACCTCAAAAAGAACGGCAGCGGCTTCTGCTTTAGCTAGTTCTTATCTTTCAAAAGAGGATTCATCTTCAATGCTTATGGTTGGAACGGGAGCTTTAAGTACGGAATTAATAAGAGCCCATAGTAGTGTTAGAGACTTAAAAGAGATTTTTATTTGGGGAAGAGATAAAAACAAAGCTAAAAAAGCGGCTCAAAGTTTGGAAAATGAATTTAATATCAAACTTGTTGATAATATTGAAGATAAGATTTGCGACGTAGATATTGTTTCTTGTGCAACTCTCAGTATAAATCCTTTAATATTCGGAAAAAATTTAAAAGCAGGACAACATATTGATTTAGTCGGTGCTTATAAACCTGATATGAGAGAAGCTGATGATGAGTTGATTAAAAATGTTGATATTTATATTGATACGAATATGGCTAAAAAAGAGTCAGGAGAGTTAAAAATTCCCCTTGAAAATAGTGTAATATCTGAAAATGATATTAAAGCAGACCTCTTTGATTTAACAAGAGAATTAAAAAAAGGTAGAGACTCAAACTCTCAGATTACACTTTTTAAATCTGTTGGTCACGGTTTAGAGGATTTAGCTGCTGCAAGATTAGTATATGAGAAATTAACTAGGAGTTAA